A section of the Brevundimonas sp. AJA228-03 genome encodes:
- a CDS encoding IS481 family transposase produces the protein MNVHENARLTAHSRADLVRRVVDQGQPRKVVAAAFGVDPKTVGKWVNRFRTEGTAGLRDRSSRPHRLRAPTPTGVQEQIIALRRQRFTGQQIARDAKVSPATVSRILRRVRLSRIRDLEPPEPVRRYERDLPGDMIHIDIKKLGRFDQPGHRVTGDRTRQSNGRGVGWEFVHVCIDDASRIAFSQIRPDEKASSAVPFLKAAIEYYAGLGVTVTRVMTDNGSCYKAFAFRDACKALGLRHIRTKPYTPKTNGKAERFIQTALREWAYAQKYQSSDRRAAELPFWLHRYNWHRPHGGIKRQTPISRLALTGDNLLRLHI, from the coding sequence ATGAACGTGCATGAGAATGCCCGGCTGACGGCGCATAGTCGAGCCGATCTGGTGCGGCGGGTGGTGGATCAGGGCCAGCCGCGCAAGGTCGTGGCGGCGGCCTTCGGCGTCGATCCCAAGACCGTCGGCAAGTGGGTAAACCGGTTCAGAACCGAGGGCACGGCGGGTCTGAGGGATCGTTCGTCGCGTCCGCACCGGCTGCGGGCCCCGACTCCGACAGGGGTCCAGGAGCAGATTATCGCCCTGCGCCGGCAGCGCTTCACGGGCCAGCAGATCGCCCGCGACGCCAAGGTGTCGCCGGCCACGGTCAGCCGGATCCTGCGCCGCGTCCGCCTCAGCCGCATCCGCGACCTGGAACCGCCTGAGCCGGTTCGCCGCTACGAGCGCGACCTTCCCGGCGACATGATCCACATCGACATCAAGAAACTGGGCCGCTTCGACCAGCCCGGCCACCGCGTCACCGGCGATCGAACCAGACAGTCCAACGGGCGCGGCGTCGGCTGGGAGTTCGTCCACGTCTGCATCGACGACGCCTCACGCATCGCCTTCAGCCAGATACGGCCCGACGAGAAGGCCTCGAGCGCCGTCCCCTTCCTGAAGGCGGCTATCGAGTACTACGCCGGACTCGGCGTCACCGTGACCCGGGTCATGACCGACAACGGCTCATGCTACAAAGCCTTCGCCTTCCGCGACGCCTGCAAGGCGCTGGGCCTCAGGCACATCCGCACAAAACCCTACACGCCAAAGACCAACGGCAAGGCCGAGCGCTTCATCCAGACCGCCCTGCGCGAATGGGCTTACGCACAGAAATACCAGAGCTCGGATCGACGCGCCGCCGAGCTTCCGTTCTGGCTACACCGATACAACTGGCATCGACCACACGGCGGCATCAAACGACAAACACCCATCAGCAGACTCGCCCTCACTGGGGACAACCTGTTGAGGCTCCACATCTAG
- a CDS encoding phage holin family protein — MLRFILQAVVTALGLWLAAYVVPGVDFSSTGSLIAAALLLGIVNAIVRPILVFITFPLTVVTFGLFLLVVNAATIGLVASFLGGFSVDGLWAGVGAAIITGLVSLIAGSSIQEDRPRARR; from the coding sequence ATGCTGAGATTCATCCTCCAGGCCGTGGTGACGGCCCTCGGTCTGTGGCTGGCGGCCTATGTCGTGCCGGGGGTTGATTTCAGCTCGACCGGATCGCTGATTGCCGCCGCGTTGCTGCTGGGGATCGTCAATGCGATCGTGCGACCGATCCTGGTCTTCATCACCTTTCCGCTGACCGTGGTGACGTTCGGTCTGTTCCTGCTGGTCGTGAACGCCGCGACGATCGGACTGGTCGCGTCCTTCCTTGGCGGGTTCAGCGTCGACGGGCTGTGGGCCGGGGTCGGGGCCGCGATCATCACCGGTCTGGTCAGCCTGATCGCGGGCTCGTCGATCCAGGAAGATCGGCCGCGCGCGAGGCGCTAG
- a CDS encoding CsbD family protein, producing MTEQRIEGAANGISGKIKSGIGNLTGDTRLQVEGRFEEVKGKALDAYGRAIDKLETLSERAPADLRDPINTGLDFARRKPLLTTGIIAGLAFLLAGSGRRRY from the coding sequence ATGACCGAACAACGCATCGAAGGTGCTGCCAACGGCATCAGTGGCAAGATCAAGAGCGGCATCGGCAACCTGACCGGCGATACCAGGCTGCAGGTCGAGGGCAGGTTCGAGGAAGTGAAGGGCAAGGCGCTCGACGCCTATGGTCGAGCCATCGACAAGCTGGAAACCCTGTCCGAACGCGCCCCGGCCGACCTGCGCGACCCGATCAACACGGGCCTGGATTTCGCGCGTCGCAAGCCGCTGCTGACCACGGGCATCATCGCCGGCCTGGCCTTCCTCCTCGCCGGCTCGGGCCGTCGCCGCTACTAG
- the clpA gene encoding ATP-dependent Clp protease ATP-binding subunit ClpA, whose protein sequence is MPSFSRPLEETLHRAVSYANERRHEYATLEHLLLALVDDADAGAVMKACNVDLSALKTALTLYVDTDLAALATSDGEDAKPTAGFQRVIQRAVIHVQSSGREEVSGANVLVAIFSERESHAAYFLQEQDMTRYDAVNFIAHGIPKKAGGGEPRPPKVAGGQSPEEAEDAAAVKQGGEALEAYCVDLNEKSRNGKIDPLIGRQAEVDRSIQILCRRTKNNPLLVGEPGVGKTAIAEGLARKIVNHEVPAVLEGATIYSLDMGALLAGTRYRGDFEERLKQVVKELENHENAILFIDEIHTVIGAGATSGGAMDASNLLKPALASGTLRCMGSTTYKEYRQHFEKDRALVRRFQKIDVNEPTVEDTVKILKGLKTAYEGHHKLRYTDAAIRSAVELSARYMTDRKLPDKAIDVIDEAGASQMLLPESKRKKVIGQKEVEAVIAKMARIPPKSVSKTDTEGLRELQTDLNRAVFGQDAAIEQVASAMKLARAGLRDPQKPIGSFLFAGPTGVGKTEVAKQLASTLGIEMLRFDMSEYMERHTVSRLIGAPPGYVGHDQGGLLTDAVDQHPHAVVLLDEIEKAHPDVYNILLQVMDNGMLTDAIGKKVDFRNVVLIMTTNAGAADNARASIGFGRGKVEGEDEKAIQRLFAPEFRNRLDAVVSFKPLAAETIRQVVTKFVLQLEAQLADRNITIELTDDAADWLAKNGFDELYGARPLGRVIQENIKKPLADDILFGRLTRGGHVKVALVDGKIAFDITPTAGAPVKETVDGEAV, encoded by the coding sequence ATGCCCTCGTTTTCGCGTCCTCTCGAAGAGACCCTGCATCGCGCGGTCTCCTATGCCAACGAACGCCGCCACGAGTATGCGACGCTCGAACACCTGCTGCTGGCCCTGGTCGATGACGCCGACGCCGGCGCCGTGATGAAGGCCTGCAACGTGGATCTGTCCGCGCTGAAGACGGCGCTGACCCTGTATGTCGACACGGACCTGGCCGCGCTGGCCACCTCCGACGGCGAGGACGCCAAGCCGACCGCCGGTTTCCAGCGCGTGATCCAGCGTGCGGTGATCCACGTCCAGTCCTCCGGCCGGGAGGAGGTGTCCGGGGCCAATGTGCTGGTCGCCATCTTCAGCGAGCGCGAGAGCCACGCCGCCTACTTCCTGCAGGAGCAGGACATGACCCGCTATGACGCGGTCAACTTCATCGCTCACGGCATCCCCAAGAAGGCCGGTGGCGGCGAACCGCGTCCGCCCAAGGTGGCTGGCGGCCAGTCGCCCGAGGAGGCCGAGGATGCCGCCGCCGTCAAACAGGGCGGGGAGGCGCTGGAAGCCTATTGCGTCGACCTCAACGAGAAGTCGCGCAACGGCAAGATCGACCCCCTGATCGGCCGCCAGGCCGAGGTGGATCGCTCGATCCAGATTCTGTGCCGCCGGACCAAGAACAACCCGCTGCTGGTCGGCGAGCCCGGCGTCGGCAAGACCGCCATCGCCGAAGGCCTGGCCCGGAAGATCGTCAACCACGAGGTCCCGGCCGTGCTGGAAGGCGCGACCATCTACAGCCTCGACATGGGGGCGCTGCTGGCCGGGACCCGCTATCGCGGCGACTTCGAGGAGCGGCTGAAGCAGGTCGTCAAGGAGCTGGAGAACCACGAGAACGCCATCCTGTTCATCGACGAGATCCACACGGTGATCGGCGCGGGTGCGACATCGGGCGGGGCGATGGATGCGTCCAACCTGCTGAAGCCCGCCCTGGCGTCCGGCACCCTGCGCTGCATGGGCTCGACGACCTACAAGGAGTACCGTCAGCATTTCGAGAAGGACCGGGCCCTGGTCCGGCGCTTCCAGAAGATCGACGTCAACGAGCCGACGGTCGAGGACACGGTGAAGATCCTCAAAGGTCTGAAGACCGCCTACGAGGGCCACCACAAGCTGCGCTATACCGACGCGGCGATCCGTTCGGCCGTCGAGCTGTCGGCGCGGTACATGACCGACCGCAAACTGCCGGACAAGGCAATCGACGTGATCGACGAGGCGGGGGCGTCGCAGATGCTGCTGCCCGAATCGAAGCGCAAGAAGGTCATCGGCCAGAAGGAGGTCGAGGCCGTCATCGCCAAGATGGCGCGCATTCCGCCGAAGTCGGTGTCCAAGACCGACACCGAGGGGCTGCGTGAACTTCAGACTGACCTGAACCGGGCCGTCTTCGGCCAGGACGCGGCGATCGAACAGGTGGCCTCGGCCATGAAGCTGGCCCGGGCGGGCCTGCGCGATCCGCAGAAGCCGATCGGGTCCTTCCTGTTCGCGGGCCCGACCGGTGTGGGCAAGACCGAGGTGGCCAAGCAGCTGGCATCGACCCTCGGCATCGAGATGCTGCGCTTCGACATGTCGGAGTATATGGAGCGCCACACCGTCAGCCGTCTGATCGGGGCCCCTCCGGGCTATGTCGGGCATGACCAGGGCGGGCTGCTGACCGACGCCGTCGACCAGCATCCGCACGCCGTGGTCCTGCTGGACGAGATCGAGAAGGCCCACCCGGACGTCTACAACATCCTGCTCCAGGTCATGGACAACGGGATGCTGACCGACGCCATCGGCAAGAAGGTCGACTTCCGCAACGTCGTGCTGATCATGACCACGAACGCGGGTGCGGCCGACAACGCCCGGGCCTCCATCGGCTTCGGCCGTGGCAAGGTCGAGGGCGAGGACGAAAAGGCCATCCAGCGCCTGTTCGCGCCCGAGTTCCGCAACCGTCTGGATGCCGTGGTGTCGTTCAAGCCCCTCGCGGCCGAGACGATCCGCCAGGTGGTGACCAAGTTCGTGCTGCAGCTGGAAGCCCAGCTGGCGGACCGCAACATCACCATCGAACTGACCGACGACGCGGCCGACTGGCTGGCCAAGAACGGCTTCGACGAACTGTATGGCGCGCGCCCGCTGGGCCGGGTCATCCAGGAAAACATCAAGAAGCCGCTGGCCGACGACATCCTGTTCGGACGTCTGACGCGCGGTGGCCACGTCAAGGTCGCCTTGGTCGACGGCAAGATCGCCTTCGACATCACCCCCACCGCCGGCGCACCGGTCAAGGAAACGGTGGACGGGGAGGCGGTTTAA
- the clpS gene encoding ATP-dependent Clp protease adapter ClpS, which translates to MPTRRPGEQNGGGQGAATITETKPKLQKPSLYRVLILNDDYTPMEFVVYVLERFFQKSREDATRIMLHVHQHGVGVCGVFTYEVAETKVAQVVETARRHQHPLRCTMEKD; encoded by the coding sequence ATGCCGACAAGAAGGCCAGGTGAACAGAACGGGGGCGGCCAGGGTGCCGCCACCATCACCGAGACAAAGCCCAAGCTTCAGAAGCCCTCGCTGTATCGGGTGCTGATCCTGAACGACGACTACACGCCGATGGAATTCGTCGTCTATGTGCTGGAGCGGTTCTTCCAGAAGAGCCGCGAGGACGCGACCCGCATCATGCTGCATGTGCACCAGCACGGCGTCGGAGTCTGCGGCGTCTTCACCTATGAGGTGGCCGAAACCAAGGTCGCCCAGGTGGTCGAGACGGCGCGCCGTCACCAGCACCCGCTACGGTGCACTATGGAAAAAGACTGA
- a CDS encoding phasin family protein has translation MADSAETIKKTVETATTTAKAQAEKIQATGTQALRETLDKTSASIAELSAHSKQNLEALTASATAAQKGVEALSSQALSYSKSSWENGVAAAQTIAKARSVQELIELQTNYAKSAMETYLSEVTKMTETLTGSVKESFKPINERVTATVETFQAAR, from the coding sequence ATGGCTGACAGCGCCGAAACCATCAAGAAGACCGTCGAAACCGCCACCACGACCGCCAAGGCCCAGGCCGAGAAGATCCAGGCCACGGGCACGCAAGCCCTGCGCGAGACGCTGGACAAGACCTCGGCCTCGATCGCCGAGCTGTCGGCCCACTCGAAGCAGAACCTGGAAGCCCTGACCGCCTCGGCCACGGCCGCCCAGAAGGGCGTCGAGGCCCTGTCCTCCCAGGCCCTGTCCTATAGCAAGTCCAGCTGGGAAAACGGCGTCGCCGCTGCCCAGACGATCGCCAAGGCCCGTTCGGTGCAGGAGCTGATCGAGCTGCAGACCAACTACGCCAAGTCGGCCATGGAAACCTATCTCTCGGAAGTCACCAAGATGACCGAGACCCTGACCGGATCGGTCAAGGAGAGCTTCAAGCCGATCAACGAGCGCGTCACCGCGACCGTCGAGACCTTCCAGGCCGCCCGCTAA
- a CDS encoding serine hydrolase, with protein MRDRPGFPRRLLALGLALLVLVGLSGPLTTRVEAQSGENSRYAAIVVDAGTGEVLFARHADSPRYPASVTKMMTMYLVFEALEKGNVHLDDVVTVSPLAASQPPSKLGLAAGQTIRLDDAMRATTVRSANDMAMVLAEHVGGSQARFAAMATLKAEELGMGQTRYINPNGLPDSRQLTSARDLAILARAIMRDYPQYYSYFGIHDWTYQGREYRNTNGLLLGGNGYDGIKTGFTNASGYNLAASAVRGGKRVITIVLGGRSSITRNAHVAALMDTGFEVETRRAAGERIQVAQTFFEQRGFGIGQPDGGAPVTYAALNGQPALTEQGSASSTPTPPPGNGPGVVPYQTAMTRTPEPRQTGPTQPAPVQRAQTSPPRGNLTASLNSGVTPSATGSQGRAGPAVANPPRPNAPTTPAGRWAVQVGAFRDATVARNWLTEVNRRFRTQFASAERSVVDAAGWHRSRFVGMTQASAESACEALAARNVTCMVVRPGA; from the coding sequence ATGCGTGACCGTCCGGGCTTCCCGCGCCGCCTTCTGGCCCTGGGCCTGGCCCTGCTGGTGCTGGTCGGCCTGTCGGGTCCGCTGACGACGCGGGTCGAGGCGCAATCGGGCGAGAACAGCCGGTATGCCGCCATCGTCGTCGATGCCGGCACGGGCGAGGTCCTGTTTGCCCGCCACGCCGACAGCCCGCGCTATCCGGCGTCCGTCACCAAGATGATGACCATGTATCTGGTGTTCGAGGCCCTGGAGAAAGGCAATGTCCATCTGGACGACGTCGTCACCGTCTCACCCCTCGCCGCCTCGCAGCCGCCGTCGAAACTCGGGCTTGCCGCAGGCCAGACCATCCGGCTGGACGACGCCATGCGCGCCACGACCGTCCGGTCTGCCAACGACATGGCCATGGTGCTGGCCGAGCACGTCGGCGGCTCCCAGGCGCGCTTCGCCGCCATGGCCACGCTGAAGGCCGAAGAGCTCGGCATGGGCCAGACCCGCTACATCAACCCGAACGGCCTGCCCGACAGCCGTCAGCTGACCTCGGCACGCGACCTGGCCATCCTGGCCCGCGCCATCATGCGCGACTATCCCCAGTACTACAGCTATTTCGGCATCCACGACTGGACCTATCAGGGCCGCGAATATCGCAACACCAACGGCCTGCTGCTGGGCGGCAACGGCTATGACGGCATCAAGACCGGCTTCACCAACGCGTCCGGCTACAACCTGGCGGCCTCGGCCGTGCGTGGCGGCAAGCGGGTCATCACCATCGTTCTGGGTGGCCGCTCCAGCATCACCCGCAATGCCCACGTCGCTGCCCTGATGGACACCGGCTTCGAGGTCGAGACCCGTCGCGCCGCCGGCGAGCGGATCCAGGTGGCCCAGACCTTCTTCGAGCAGCGCGGCTTCGGCATCGGCCAACCCGACGGCGGTGCGCCCGTCACCTATGCCGCCCTGAATGGCCAGCCGGCCCTGACGGAACAGGGCAGTGCGTCGTCGACCCCGACGCCCCCCCCGGGCAATGGCCCCGGTGTCGTGCCCTACCAGACGGCAATGACCCGGACGCCCGAGCCCCGGCAGACCGGGCCGACCCAGCCGGCCCCGGTCCAGCGAGCCCAGACCTCTCCGCCACGCGGCAACCTGACGGCCAGCCTGAACAGCGGCGTCACCCCCTCCGCGACGGGATCCCAGGGCCGGGCCGGGCCGGCCGTCGCCAATCCGCCACGCCCGAACGCGCCCACGACGCCCGCCGGCCGGTGGGCCGTCCAGGTCGGAGCCTTCCGCGACGCCACCGTGGCCCGCAACTGGCTGACCGAGGTCAACCGCCGCTTCCGCACCCAGTTCGCCTCGGCAGAGCGCTCCGTCGTCGACGCCGCCGGCTGGCACCGCTCGCGCTTCGTCGGCATGACCCAGGCGTCGGCCGAAAGCGCCTGCGAGGCCCTGGCCGCCCGCAACGTCACCTGCATGGTGGTGCGCCCGGGGGCGTAA
- a CDS encoding patatin-like phospholipase family protein, producing the protein MRHPRPDSLEAALARVFQDQNTKASWFALTGGELLFSAGDAPDSLYLVQSGRLGVFRQEEDQPPRFLGVIKPGEPVGEMALIAGTPHTSSVVALRDSEILALPAETFFEAVRTRPEVMLELSRLMLHRARERAPGVTEPSVFGFISVRNRPIRAFVERLAAAVEALGFTCQVIDHSALSSASEWFSRMEDTHDVVLYVAELDEPAWANLCARQVDRLFVVGDALTAPPKSVPSRTAHGLQQFTDLILLRDPRMSRPANTSVWLNAINPGRWFHAMEADPGDAARLARIVTGTATGLVLSGGGARAYAHIGAVRALREAGVTFDFLGGSSMGAVIAAGPALNWSDDELDARIRRAFVRSDPLSDLAFPMIAMTRAGKVARLLEEAYGDIDIADMPLPFFAVSSNLTSGRIEVHRRGLLRRAMRASISIPGVMPPVVIDGQVLVDGAVIKNFPTEVMRQFNAGPIIGVDMSQMRGVDPGALENPPSWWRWIASGAWKKGPPIVSILMRSATITTDAEMATSRAETDLLILPEPEGSDIRDWKMYDPVVASGHAAAVAALADLDGPIATVRKRPPAAMVPPAHDAEGPTVPPTPA; encoded by the coding sequence ATGCGACACCCACGGCCCGACAGTCTGGAAGCCGCCCTCGCGCGCGTATTTCAGGACCAGAACACAAAGGCCAGCTGGTTCGCCCTGACCGGGGGCGAGTTGCTGTTCTCGGCGGGCGACGCTCCCGACAGCCTCTACCTCGTCCAGTCCGGTCGCCTCGGCGTATTCCGGCAGGAAGAGGATCAGCCCCCCCGGTTCCTGGGGGTCATCAAGCCGGGGGAACCGGTGGGCGAGATGGCCCTGATCGCCGGGACACCCCACACGTCCAGCGTCGTGGCCCTGCGCGATTCCGAAATCCTGGCCCTGCCGGCCGAGACCTTCTTCGAGGCCGTACGCACACGGCCCGAGGTCATGCTCGAGCTGTCGCGCCTGATGCTGCACCGCGCCCGCGAGCGCGCACCCGGGGTCACCGAGCCCAGCGTCTTCGGCTTCATCTCGGTCCGCAACCGGCCCATCCGTGCCTTTGTCGAGCGCCTGGCGGCGGCGGTCGAGGCCCTGGGCTTCACCTGTCAGGTCATCGACCATTCGGCCCTGTCCTCGGCGTCGGAATGGTTCTCGCGCATGGAGGACACGCACGACGTCGTCCTCTATGTCGCCGAGCTGGACGAACCGGCATGGGCCAATCTGTGCGCCCGCCAGGTCGACCGGCTGTTCGTCGTCGGCGATGCCCTGACCGCGCCGCCCAAGTCCGTTCCCAGCCGCACGGCGCACGGCCTTCAGCAGTTCACCGACCTGATCCTGCTGCGCGACCCCCGCATGTCCCGACCCGCCAACACCTCGGTCTGGCTGAACGCCATCAACCCCGGCCGCTGGTTCCATGCCATGGAAGCGGACCCCGGCGACGCCGCCCGGCTCGCCCGCATCGTCACCGGCACTGCGACCGGCCTGGTCCTGTCCGGGGGTGGCGCGCGCGCCTATGCCCACATCGGTGCCGTCCGGGCCCTGCGAGAAGCGGGCGTGACCTTCGACTTCCTGGGCGGGTCGTCCATGGGGGCGGTGATCGCCGCGGGCCCGGCCCTGAACTGGTCGGACGACGAGCTTGACGCCCGCATCCGCCGCGCCTTCGTCCGGTCCGATCCCCTGTCCGATCTGGCGTTTCCGATGATCGCCATGACCCGGGCGGGCAAGGTCGCCCGGCTGCTGGAAGAGGCCTATGGCGACATCGACATCGCCGACATGCCCCTGCCCTTCTTCGCGGTTTCGTCAAACCTGACCTCGGGCCGGATCGAGGTGCACCGTCGCGGCCTCTTGCGCCGTGCCATGCGGGCGTCGATCTCCATCCCCGGCGTCATGCCGCCCGTGGTCATCGACGGTCAGGTGCTGGTGGACGGCGCCGTGATCAAGAACTTCCCCACCGAGGTGATGCGGCAGTTCAACGCCGGTCCGATTATCGGCGTGGACATGTCACAGATGCGCGGCGTCGATCCGGGTGCGCTGGAGAATCCCCCGTCCTGGTGGCGCTGGATCGCGTCGGGCGCGTGGAAGAAGGGCCCGCCGATCGTCTCCATCCTGATGCGGTCGGCGACCATCACCACCGATGCCGAAATGGCCACGTCGCGCGCGGAGACCGATCTTCTGATCCTGCCGGAGCCTGAGGGGTCCGACATCCGTGACTGGAAGATGTACGATCCCGTGGTCGCGTCCGGCCATGCAGCGGCCGTGGCCGCCCTTGCCGACCTGGATGGCCCGATCGCAACGGTCCGCAAGCGCCCGCCGGCGGCGATGGTTCCTCCGGCCCACGACGCGGAAGGGCCCACCGTTCCCCCGACGCCAGCCTAG
- a CDS encoding ABC-type transport auxiliary lipoprotein family protein has translation MIRTILATAGVAVALSGCALLSSPDPVQLYRFGSPDAVAIQPAAEPVQVKLRAVEFPQESQGDRLLGVTGTEAAYIKGARWVSPASQLYADSLEGAFAGQARAVRLIGRRELTPTTRVLDIDVRSFETRYDEAGGVPTVVLSARARLLRFPERTVEAEQSFEVRQPATGNRIATIVDAYDVATRDLNARIVAWTDANATGD, from the coding sequence TTGATCCGTACGATCCTTGCCACCGCAGGCGTCGCCGTCGCCCTGTCGGGCTGTGCCCTGCTGTCCTCGCCCGATCCGGTGCAGCTCTATCGGTTCGGCAGCCCGGACGCTGTCGCCATCCAGCCGGCGGCTGAACCGGTGCAGGTCAAGCTGCGCGCGGTGGAGTTCCCCCAGGAGTCCCAGGGCGACCGGCTGCTGGGCGTGACCGGCACCGAGGCGGCCTACATCAAGGGTGCGCGCTGGGTGTCGCCGGCATCGCAGCTTTATGCCGACAGCCTGGAAGGCGCGTTCGCCGGACAGGCCCGTGCGGTTCGCCTGATCGGTCGCCGCGAGCTGACGCCGACGACTCGGGTGCTGGATATCGACGTGCGCAGTTTCGAGACGCGCTATGACGAGGCGGGCGGTGTGCCGACGGTCGTGCTGAGCGCCCGGGCACGCCTGCTGCGGTTCCCCGAGCGCACCGTCGAGGCAGAGCAGAGCTTCGAGGTCCGCCAGCCAGCCACCGGGAACCGGATCGCGACGATCGTGGACGCCTATGACGTCGCCACGCGGGACCTGAACGCCCGGATCGTGGCCTGGACGGACGCGAACGCCACCGGCGACTAG
- a CDS encoding MlaD family protein has translation MERDAHYAAVGIATVALLAALAVFAIWLARLQFNDSYDLYDIVFTGPVNGVSEGGEVHFNGIRVGEVTDLNLDPNRGDQVIARVRLDATTPVRVTSRAQLEPQGITGLNFIQITAGTEGSPLLKTQYADDVVPVIQSQASPFAELLSGSGTVLAQAVDALNRVNRVLSDDNIRSFSTSLRNVESLSNELEARKGMFRELEEALAKANAAVGEYEALGADARRLVNGDGAEAIASINAAAGDARTAIASINRTATGLEGPVGELSTSGIPQLLEAIQGLQEATESLQGLVDDVRASPRDFIGRPPSRELEVQP, from the coding sequence ATGGAACGAGACGCACATTACGCCGCCGTCGGCATCGCCACCGTCGCCCTTCTGGCGGCGCTGGCCGTGTTCGCGATCTGGCTGGCCCGGCTGCAGTTCAACGACAGCTATGACCTGTACGACATCGTCTTCACTGGACCTGTGAACGGCGTATCGGAGGGGGGCGAGGTTCACTTCAACGGCATTCGCGTGGGCGAGGTCACGGATCTGAACCTGGACCCGAACCGGGGCGATCAGGTCATCGCCCGCGTGCGCCTGGACGCCACGACGCCCGTCCGTGTCACCAGCCGCGCCCAGCTGGAGCCCCAGGGCATCACGGGTCTGAACTTCATCCAGATCACGGCCGGGACCGAGGGCAGCCCGCTGCTGAAGACACAATACGCCGACGACGTCGTGCCGGTGATCCAGAGCCAGGCCTCGCCCTTCGCCGAACTGTTGAGCGGATCGGGCACTGTGCTTGCCCAGGCGGTCGATGCCCTGAACCGCGTGAACCGCGTGTTGTCCGACGACAACATTCGCAGCTTCTCGACGAGTCTGAGGAATGTGGAATCGCTGTCCAACGAGCTGGAGGCGCGCAAGGGCATGTTCAGGGAGCTTGAGGAGGCCCTGGCCAAAGCCAATGCCGCCGTCGGCGAATACGAGGCCCTGGGGGCCGATGCGCGTCGTCTGGTCAATGGCGACGGCGCCGAAGCCATCGCCAGCATCAATGCCGCCGCCGGCGATGCGCGCACTGCCATCGCCAGCATCAACCGCACGGCCACCGGGCTGGAAGGCCCTGTCGGGGAGCTGAGCACCAGCGGCATTCCGCAACTCCTGGAGGCGATCCAGGGGCTGCAGGAGGCGACGGAGTCGCTTCAGGGGCTGGTCGACGACGTGCGGGCCAGCCCGCGAGACTTTATCGGACGGCCGCCGTCCCGGGAACTGGAGGTCCAGCCTTGA
- a CDS encoding ABC transporter ATP-binding protein: protein MTDVSPGTPANDAAKEPEVLIEVRGLRSQFGEQVIHDNLDLDVVRGEVLGVVGGSGTGKTVLLNTIIGLKEPDGGTVRIFGHDTGDLSEADSADIERRTGVLFQQGALFSSLSVLDNVASPMVEHTTLPRDTIRELAEMKIAMVGLKPESHHQKPSELSGGMRKRVGLARALSLDPELLFLDEPTAGLDPIGAAAFDELIRKLSDDLGLTVFMITHDLDSLYAICDKVAVLADKRVIEKATVQALEKSDHPWIKEYFLGPRGRAATRAA from the coding sequence ATGACAGACGTGTCCCCCGGCACGCCCGCCAACGACGCGGCGAAAGAACCCGAGGTCCTGATTGAGGTGCGGGGCCTGCGCAGCCAGTTCGGCGAGCAGGTGATTCACGACAATCTCGACCTGGACGTCGTCCGGGGCGAGGTGCTGGGCGTCGTCGGTGGCTCGGGCACGGGCAAGACGGTGCTTCTGAACACGATCATCGGGCTGAAGGAGCCCGACGGCGGGACCGTCAGGATCTTTGGCCACGACACGGGCGACCTGTCGGAGGCCGACAGCGCCGACATCGAACGCCGGACGGGCGTGTTGTTCCAGCAGGGCGCGCTGTTCAGTTCGCTGAGCGTGCTGGACAATGTCGCATCCCCGATGGTCGAGCATACGACCCTGCCCAGGGACACGATCCGCGAACTGGCAGAGATGAAGATCGCCATGGTCGGCCTGAAGCCCGAGAGCCATCACCAGAAGCCTTCGGAGCTTTCGGGCGGAATGCGCAAGCGCGTCGGCCTGGCGCGGGCCCTGTCGCTGGATCCGGAACTGCTGTTTCTGGACGAGCCGACGGCGGGTCTGGACCCGATCGGGGCGGCGGCGTTCGACGAGCTGATCCGCAAGCTGTCGGACGATCTGGGCCTGACGGTCTTCATGATCACCCACGACCTCGATAGCCTCTATGCCATCTGCGACAAGGTTGCGGTGCTGGCGGACAAGCGGGTGATCGAGAAGGCCACGGTTCAGGCGCTGGAGAAATCCGACCACCCGTGGATCAAGGAATACTTCCTGGGACCGCGCGGCCGCGCGGCCACCAGGGCCGCCTAG